Proteins co-encoded in one Bradyrhizobium sp. 170 genomic window:
- a CDS encoding thioredoxin family protein, with protein sequence MLTRRSILGAVFVAGTLAASPAFAVNAHAFDARAFAAAQKAGKPILIAVHAPWCPTCKAQAPILSDLRADPKFKDLVYFVIDFDSQKDLLSRFGVRAQSTLIAFKGDKEAARSVGDTNRDSIFATVGKAI encoded by the coding sequence ATGCTGACCCGCCGATCCATTCTTGGAGCCGTGTTTGTTGCCGGAACGCTCGCCGCTTCGCCGGCGTTCGCGGTTAACGCGCATGCGTTCGATGCCAGGGCCTTCGCCGCGGCTCAGAAAGCTGGCAAGCCAATTCTGATTGCGGTCCATGCGCCGTGGTGTCCGACCTGCAAGGCACAGGCGCCGATCCTGAGCGATCTAAGGGCCGATCCAAAGTTCAAGGATCTCGTCTATTTCGTCATCGATTTCGACAGCCAGAAGGATTTGCTCAGTCGGTTCGGCGTCCGCGCGCAATCGACCCTGATTGCCTTCAAGGGCGACAAGGAAGCGGCCCGTTCGGTCGGCGATACAAATCGGGACTCGATCTTCGCCACGGTCGGGAAAGCCATCTGA
- a CDS encoding cytochrome c biogenesis CcdA family protein produces MTIGSTFLAFLAGILSILSPCVLPILPIVLGAAASSHRQGPLALAAGLCLSFVGIGLFLATASHSIGLDADRLRYVAATLIMLVGIVLVVPRLQAQIAVAAGPIGNWADSRLVTSRADGVAGQFWIGVLLGAVWSPCVGPTLGAASLLAAQGTDLGQVALTMFAFGIGAALPLLGLGWLSRETMARWRGRLLAAGSGTKFVLGLLLLVVGMLVISGADKALETLLVEVSPEWLTNLTTRF; encoded by the coding sequence ATGACGATCGGCAGTACGTTTTTGGCGTTTCTCGCAGGAATCCTTTCGATCCTTTCACCTTGCGTGCTACCGATACTTCCAATCGTCCTGGGTGCCGCGGCATCCAGTCATCGTCAGGGACCTTTGGCGCTTGCTGCCGGGTTGTGCCTCTCGTTTGTTGGCATCGGATTATTTCTGGCGACGGCCAGCCACTCGATCGGATTGGATGCCGACCGGCTGCGCTACGTCGCGGCGACGCTGATCATGCTTGTCGGCATCGTGCTTGTCGTTCCGCGGTTACAGGCGCAGATCGCGGTTGCAGCGGGCCCAATCGGGAATTGGGCCGATAGCAGGTTGGTCACGAGCCGCGCGGATGGCGTTGCTGGACAGTTTTGGATCGGGGTGCTCCTGGGAGCGGTATGGAGCCCATGCGTGGGGCCGACACTTGGAGCAGCGTCCTTGCTTGCCGCTCAAGGCACGGATCTTGGTCAGGTAGCGCTGACGATGTTTGCGTTTGGCATCGGCGCGGCATTGCCACTGCTGGGGCTGGGATGGCTCTCCCGGGAAACGATGGCGCGCTGGCGTGGCCGATTGTTAGCCGCCGGCAGCGGAACGAAATTTGTGCTCGGCCTTTTGCTTCTCGTCGTCGGCATGCTCGTCATCTCGGGAGCGGACAAGGCGCTTGAAACGCTCCTGGTCGAAGTTTCGCCGGAATGGCTGACTAATCTGACCACGCGGTTCTAG
- a CDS encoding sigma factor, whose translation MPGCSKENPPYSETSRPTLVRTPASITGQGSRGQWSALMARAQDGDREAYCTLLTEVEPYVRSIAIKYLGSSSDLEDAVQDVLT comes from the coding sequence ATGCCGGGTTGCAGTAAGGAAAATCCCCCATATTCCGAGACTTCCAGGCCGACGCTGGTTCGTACGCCTGCGTCGATCACCGGGCAGGGTTCCCGCGGGCAATGGTCGGCGCTCATGGCACGTGCCCAGGACGGCGACCGCGAGGCCTATTGCACCCTGCTCACGGAAGTTGAGCCCTATGTCCGGTCGATCGCCATCAAGTATCTGGGATCGTCGAGCGATCTCGAAGATGCGGTCCAGGACGTGCTGACGTGA
- a CDS encoding DUF302 domain-containing protein, with the protein MKFIFVFLALLFVTPASADDGIITKSSNHSVKDTISRFAAAVKSREGAGFIVFTEIDHAAAGKKFGIDMRPRTVVIFGNPKLGTPVMAKTPLLAIDNPPKALVWEDDQGKIWLSYNSADYLYKTIYPRHGLDTPPNYAAFTKVLSDITDEATK; encoded by the coding sequence ATGAAATTCATTTTCGTTTTCTTGGCACTTCTATTTGTGACGCCGGCTTCGGCGGACGACGGTATCATTACCAAGTCCAGCAACCACTCGGTGAAGGATACCATTTCGCGGTTTGCGGCGGCGGTGAAATCAAGAGAAGGCGCAGGGTTCATTGTGTTCACCGAAATCGACCACGCTGCTGCGGGAAAGAAATTCGGCATCGATATGCGCCCTCGCACGGTGGTCATCTTCGGCAATCCCAAGCTTGGCACACCGGTAATGGCAAAGACGCCATTGCTGGCGATCGACAATCCTCCGAAGGCTCTTGTTTGGGAGGATGATCAGGGCAAGATATGGCTGTCGTATAATTCGGCCGACTATCTGTATAAGACAATCTACCCGCGGCATGGACTGGACACTCCGCCCAACTACGCGGCGTTCACGAAGGTCTTGAGCGACATAACCGACGAGGCGACGAAATAG
- a CDS encoding Spy/CpxP family protein refolding chaperone: MRKFAIAAVAVLAIAGSTAVYAQHRHWGYGHSRMNPEDRAAYADARIAAVHAGLKLTADQEKLWPPVEAAVREFAKLRIDRANARMNSSRDDSSQQKPDDPVTRLRDRAENMAATAAAMKKIAEAADPLYKTLDDGQKRRLAVLTRMDRRFGDRGGWRHHDHGMGGDRDFDRHRGYDRNRNDRDDGPNRGDPERL, from the coding sequence ATGAGGAAGTTCGCCATCGCAGCCGTTGCGGTTCTTGCCATCGCCGGTTCGACCGCCGTCTATGCCCAGCACCGTCATTGGGGCTACGGCCATTCGCGGATGAATCCGGAGGACAGGGCGGCCTATGCCGACGCCCGGATCGCGGCCGTGCATGCCGGCCTCAAATTGACGGCGGACCAGGAAAAGCTGTGGCCGCCGGTCGAGGCCGCGGTCAGGGAGTTCGCCAAGCTGCGGATCGATCGCGCCAATGCGCGGATGAATTCCTCGCGTGACGATTCCAGCCAGCAGAAGCCGGACGATCCGGTGACGCGCCTGCGTGACCGGGCCGAGAATATGGCGGCCACGGCGGCGGCGATGAAGAAGATCGCGGAGGCGGCCGACCCGCTCTACAAGACGCTCGATGACGGCCAGAAGCGCCGGCTTGCCGTCCTGACCCGTATGGACCGCCGGTTCGGCGACCGGGGAGGCTGGCGCCACCACGATCATGGAATGGGCGGGGACCGCGATTTTGACCGCCATCGCGGCTACGACCGCAACCGGAATGACCGGGATGACGGGCCGAACCGGGGCGACCCCGAGCGGCTCTAA
- a CDS encoding TRAP transporter large permease subunit — protein sequence MSALIIFTLLIALMLTGMPISIALGMTVLTFIFTMTNVPTESVALKLFTGIDNFEIMAIPFFILAGNFLTHGGVARRMINFATSMVGHWYGGLGLAGVMACALFAAVSGSSPATVIAIGAIMLPAMVKQGFPKRFGAGVITTSGALGILIPPSIVMVIYCVATGGSIALDPAGVRVSSASVGQMFMAGVIPGLMLATLLGVTTFYRAYKFDYPRLPKASWTERFTAFRKCMWGLLLILIVLGGIYAGMFTPTEAAAISAVYAFVIAVFVYRDMSLRDVPKVLLGSANMSAMILYIITNAVLFSFLMANENIPQQIAAWITSIGVDWIIFLLIVNLLLLIAGNVMEPSSIVLIMAPILFPVAVKLGIHPVHLGILMVVNMEVGMCHPPVGLNLYVASGIAKMGITELTIAVWPWLLTMLIFLGIVTYVPELSLWLPRALGML from the coding sequence ATGAGCGCGCTGATCATTTTCACCCTGCTGATCGCGTTGATGCTGACGGGCATGCCGATCTCGATCGCGCTCGGCATGACGGTTTTGACCTTCATCTTCACCATGACCAACGTGCCGACCGAATCGGTGGCGCTGAAGCTTTTCACCGGCATCGACAATTTCGAGATCATGGCGATCCCGTTCTTCATCCTGGCCGGGAATTTCCTGACCCATGGCGGCGTCGCGCGCCGCATGATCAATTTCGCGACCTCCATGGTCGGGCACTGGTACGGCGGCCTCGGGCTTGCCGGCGTGATGGCCTGCGCGCTGTTTGCCGCGGTGTCCGGCTCGTCGCCGGCGACCGTGATCGCGATCGGCGCCATCATGTTGCCGGCGATGGTGAAGCAGGGATTCCCGAAGCGCTTCGGGGCCGGCGTCATCACCACCTCGGGCGCGCTCGGCATCCTGATCCCGCCTTCGATCGTGATGGTGATCTATTGCGTCGCGACCGGCGGCAGCATCGCGCTCGATCCTGCCGGGGTTCGCGTCTCGTCGGCGTCTGTCGGTCAGATGTTCATGGCGGGTGTCATCCCGGGCCTGATGCTGGCGACGCTGCTGGGGGTCACGACCTTCTATCGGGCGTACAAGTTTGATTATCCACGATTGCCGAAGGCGAGCTGGACCGAACGTTTCACGGCGTTCCGCAAGTGCATGTGGGGATTGCTGCTGATCCTGATCGTGCTCGGCGGCATCTATGCGGGCATGTTCACGCCGACGGAAGCCGCCGCTATCAGCGCGGTCTACGCTTTCGTCATCGCGGTATTCGTCTATCGCGACATGTCGCTGAGGGATGTGCCGAAGGTGCTGCTCGGCTCCGCCAATATGAGCGCAATGATCCTCTACATCATCACCAACGCGGTGCTGTTCTCGTTCCTGATGGCGAATGAAAACATTCCGCAGCAGATCGCGGCCTGGATCACTTCGATCGGCGTCGACTGGATCATCTTCCTCCTGATCGTCAACCTGCTGCTGCTGATCGCAGGCAATGTGATGGAGCCGTCCTCGATCGTGCTGATCATGGCGCCGATCCTGTTTCCGGTCGCGGTCAAGCTCGGCATCCATCCGGTGCATCTCGGCATCCTGATGGTGGTCAACATGGAAGTCGGCATGTGCCATCCGCCGGTCGGGCTGAACCTCTACGTGGCCTCCGGCATCGCCAAGATGGGCATCACCGAACTGACGATCGCGGTGTGGCCGTGGCTTTTGACCATGCTGATCTTCCTCGGCATCGTCACCTATGTGCCGGAGCTTTCGCTGTGGCTGCCGCGTGCGCTCGGCATGCTGTAG
- a CDS encoding 2-isopropylmalate synthase, giving the protein MTTANKSEKDRVIVFDTTLRDGEQCPGATMTFEEKLEIAEMLDDMGVDVIEAGFPITSEGDFQAVSEIARRSKNAVIAGLSRANPKDIDRCAEAVKFARRGRVHTVIATSPLHMRVKLNMTPEQVMELSIANVTRARNQIDDVEWSAEDGTRSEMDYLCRIVEAVIKAGATTVNIPDTVGYTVPEEYTRFMRTLIERVPNSDKAVFSVHCHNDLGMAVANSLAGIAGGARQIECTVNGIGERAGNAALEEVVMAINVRNDVFPWWNRIDTTMLTRASKLVSAATSFPVQYNKAIVGRNAFAHESGIHQDGVLKDASTYEIMRPEMIGLKKSSLVLGKHSGRHAFVHKLEEMGYKLGANQLEDAFVRMKALADRKKDIYDEDIEALVDQEIAASHDRIKLVSLTVIAGTHGPQRATMKLDVEGQMKIEEAEGNGPVDAVFNCIKALVPHEAKLELYQVHAVTEGTDAQAEVSVRLAHEGRSMTSKGADPDTLVASAKAYLGALNKIVMKHQRDMPAAVAG; this is encoded by the coding sequence ATGACCACCGCCAACAAGTCCGAAAAGGACCGCGTCATCGTATTCGACACCACCCTGCGCGACGGCGAGCAGTGCCCGGGCGCGACCATGACGTTCGAGGAAAAGCTCGAGATCGCCGAAATGCTGGACGACATGGGTGTCGACGTCATCGAGGCCGGCTTTCCGATCACCTCCGAAGGCGACTTCCAGGCGGTCAGCGAGATCGCCCGCCGCTCCAAGAACGCCGTCATCGCCGGCCTGTCGCGCGCCAACCCCAAGGACATCGACCGCTGCGCGGAGGCGGTGAAGTTCGCCAGGCGCGGCCGCGTCCACACCGTGATCGCCACCTCGCCGCTGCACATGCGCGTCAAGCTGAACATGACGCCGGAGCAGGTGATGGAGCTCTCGATCGCCAACGTCACCCGCGCGCGCAACCAGATCGACGACGTCGAATGGTCGGCCGAAGACGGCACCCGCAGCGAGATGGATTATCTCTGCCGGATCGTCGAGGCCGTCATCAAGGCCGGCGCCACCACGGTCAACATCCCTGACACGGTCGGCTACACCGTGCCGGAGGAATACACCAGGTTCATGCGCACGCTGATCGAGCGGGTGCCGAATTCCGACAAGGCGGTCTTCTCCGTGCATTGCCATAACGACCTCGGCATGGCGGTGGCGAATTCGCTGGCCGGCATCGCAGGCGGCGCGCGGCAGATCGAATGCACCGTCAACGGCATCGGCGAGCGGGCAGGCAATGCCGCGCTGGAAGAAGTCGTGATGGCGATCAACGTCCGCAACGACGTGTTTCCGTGGTGGAACAGGATCGACACCACCATGCTGACGCGGGCATCGAAACTGGTATCGGCGGCGACCTCGTTCCCGGTGCAGTACAACAAGGCGATCGTCGGCCGCAACGCGTTCGCGCATGAAAGCGGCATCCATCAGGACGGCGTGCTGAAGGACGCATCGACCTACGAGATCATGCGGCCCGAGATGATCGGCCTGAAGAAGTCATCGCTGGTGCTCGGTAAGCATTCCGGCCGACATGCCTTCGTGCATAAGCTGGAGGAGATGGGCTACAAGCTCGGCGCCAACCAGCTGGAAGACGCCTTCGTGCGGATGAAGGCGCTGGCCGATCGCAAGAAGGACATCTACGACGAGGACATCGAGGCGCTGGTCGATCAGGAGATCGCGGCCTCGCATGACCGCATCAAGCTGGTCTCGCTGACGGTCATCGCCGGCACCCATGGCCCGCAGCGCGCGACCATGAAGCTCGACGTCGAAGGCCAGATGAAGATCGAGGAAGCTGAAGGCAACGGTCCGGTCGATGCGGTCTTCAATTGCATCAAGGCGCTGGTGCCGCACGAGGCCAAGCTGGAGCTCTATCAGGTCCACGCCGTCACCGAAGGCACCGACGCGCAAGCCGAAGTGTCGGTACGGCTCGCCCATGAAGGTCGCTCGATGACGTCGAAGGGGGCCGATCCGGATACGCTGGTGGCTTCGGCCAAGGCCTATCTCGGCGCGCTCAACAAGATCGTCATGAAGCACCAGCGCGACATGCCGGCGGCAGTGGCGGGCTGA
- a CDS encoding TRAP transporter small permease, protein MLLRILDRLEEILIATLMALATTIIFIAVMHRYLVGVPFLYPILFPINLSWAQELCIYMFVWVAKFGAAYGVRTGIHVGVDVVVNQLRSPWRNAVVLFGLFCGAFFTAVIGTMGAKFVWGLMHTDQVSPDLEIPSWFVYLCIPLGSYLMCFRFLQVAYGYWRTGELPHHDHAHVEGVEIEEPGVGAAGVTR, encoded by the coding sequence ATGCTGCTTCGGATCCTCGATCGGCTTGAGGAGATATTGATCGCGACGCTGATGGCGTTGGCGACGACGATCATCTTTATCGCGGTGATGCACCGCTATCTCGTCGGCGTTCCATTCCTGTATCCCATTCTGTTTCCGATCAACCTGTCCTGGGCGCAGGAACTCTGCATCTACATGTTCGTGTGGGTCGCCAAGTTCGGCGCGGCCTATGGCGTGCGCACCGGCATCCATGTCGGCGTCGACGTCGTCGTGAACCAGCTCCGATCGCCATGGCGCAATGCGGTGGTGCTGTTCGGGCTGTTCTGCGGGGCGTTCTTCACTGCCGTGATCGGGACGATGGGCGCAAAATTCGTCTGGGGCCTGATGCACACCGACCAGGTCTCGCCTGACTTGGAGATCCCGAGCTGGTTCGTCTACCTCTGCATTCCCTTGGGCTCGTACCTGATGTGCTTCCGCTTCCTGCAGGTCGCCTACGGCTATTGGCGCACCGGCGAATTGCCGCATCATGACCACGCCCATGTCGAGGGCGTCGAGATCGAAGAGCCCGGCGTTGGCGCTGCGGGAGTTACCCGATGA
- a CDS encoding TRAP transporter substrate-binding protein — MRKLILAAASIAALTLVGPAAAQSPIVIKFSHVVATNTPKGLAAEKFKELAEKYTAGKVKVEVYPNSQLYKDKEELEALQLGAVQMLAPSNSKFGPIGVKEFEVFDLPYILPDLKTLRKVTDGPLGARLLKLLDSKGMTGLAYWDNGFKQMSANRKLVTPADYKGLKFRIQSSKVLEAQFRSLGVIPQVMAFSEVYQALQTGVVDGQENTWSNIYTQKMHEVQKYITNTNHGYIGYVVVTNKKFWDGLPPDVRAACEKAMKEATEYGNGQSAKENEDALAEIKKTGKSEIVSLTPEQDSAMRKALEPVYQDVAKRVGQPLIDEFLKETRGATN; from the coding sequence ATGCGCAAGCTGATTTTGGCCGCGGCATCGATCGCGGCGCTGACCCTGGTCGGACCTGCTGCGGCGCAATCGCCGATCGTGATCAAGTTCAGCCACGTGGTGGCGACCAACACGCCAAAGGGGCTGGCGGCCGAGAAGTTCAAGGAACTGGCGGAGAAATACACTGCCGGCAAGGTGAAGGTCGAAGTCTATCCGAACTCGCAGCTCTACAAGGACAAGGAAGAGCTGGAAGCGCTGCAGCTCGGCGCGGTGCAGATGCTGGCGCCCTCGAACTCGAAGTTCGGCCCGATCGGGGTCAAGGAGTTCGAGGTGTTCGATCTGCCCTACATCCTTCCCGATCTGAAGACGCTGCGCAAAGTGACCGATGGTCCGCTCGGCGCGAGGCTGTTGAAGCTCCTGGATTCGAAGGGCATGACCGGCCTTGCCTACTGGGATAACGGCTTCAAGCAGATGAGCGCCAACAGGAAGCTGGTGACGCCTGCTGACTACAAGGGGCTGAAATTCCGCATCCAGTCTTCCAAGGTGCTGGAAGCGCAGTTCCGTTCGCTCGGGGTGATTCCGCAGGTGATGGCGTTCTCCGAAGTCTATCAGGCGCTGCAGACCGGCGTAGTCGACGGCCAGGAAAACACCTGGTCCAACATCTACACCCAGAAAATGCATGAAGTGCAGAAGTACATCACCAACACCAACCACGGCTACATCGGCTACGTCGTCGTCACCAACAAGAAGTTCTGGGACGGACTGCCGCCGGATGTCCGCGCGGCCTGCGAAAAGGCGATGAAGGAAGCGACCGAGTACGGCAACGGTCAGTCGGCGAAGGAAAACGAGGACGCGCTCGCCGAGATCAAGAAGACCGGCAAGAGCGAAATCGTGTCGCTGACGCCGGAGCAGGACTCAGCGATGCGCAAGGCGCTCGAACCGGTTTACCAGGATGTGGCCAAGCGCGTCGGTCAGCCCCTGATCGACGAATTCCTCAAGGAGACGAGGGGCGCGACCAACTAG
- a CDS encoding nuclear transport factor 2 family protein: MDHPTAKDVVLNAWKTFSTRDAGQIAPLFTPDAEWIAPARNATAVALAHTDHMIGPDQIARFIASEMHRLFSGIDISFRAVHADGDTVIIEERMRATLPEGRPYDNDYCFIFVVAGGRIKQVREYMDTRKGWQMVFGEAAA; this comes from the coding sequence ATGGATCATCCGACAGCCAAAGACGTCGTCCTCAACGCCTGGAAAACATTTTCGACGCGCGACGCCGGCCAGATCGCCCCCCTCTTCACGCCGGACGCCGAGTGGATCGCGCCGGCCCGCAACGCAACGGCGGTGGCGCTGGCGCATACCGACCACATGATCGGGCCCGACCAGATCGCACGCTTCATCGCCTCCGAGATGCACCGCCTGTTCTCAGGGATAGATATCTCGTTCCGCGCCGTCCATGCCGATGGCGACACGGTGATCATTGAAGAGCGGATGCGGGCCACGCTTCCGGAAGGACGGCCGTATGACAACGACTACTGCTTCATCTTTGTCGTCGCCGGCGGCCGCATCAAGCAGGTTCGCGAATACATGGACACGCGAAAAGGCTGGCAGATGGTTTTCGGGGAGGCCGCGGCGTGA
- a CDS encoding Ada metal-binding domain-containing protein produces MLSFDVCNAARLRRDARYDGRFFTAVRTTRIYCRPVCPVKHPLTRNVTYYPTAAAAEVAGYRPCLRCRPETAPFCPAWNGTRSTVARALKLIDRGALERGSVDALAEKLGITSRHLARLFERHVGASPQQVATTRRVQRAKRLLDTTDDTMTEIAFRAGFGSVRRFNAAFADLYGRSPSSLRAKPRRQHAEVRRGC; encoded by the coding sequence ATGCTGAGTTTCGATGTCTGCAATGCCGCACGGCTGCGGCGTGACGCGCGCTACGACGGCCGTTTCTTCACCGCGGTGCGGACCACGCGGATCTATTGCCGCCCGGTCTGCCCGGTGAAGCACCCGCTGACGCGCAACGTCACCTATTACCCGACGGCCGCTGCCGCCGAGGTGGCGGGGTACAGGCCGTGCCTGCGCTGCCGCCCGGAGACCGCTCCGTTCTGCCCGGCCTGGAACGGCACGCGCTCCACGGTTGCGCGCGCGCTGAAATTGATCGACCGCGGCGCGCTGGAGCGAGGCTCGGTCGACGCATTGGCGGAGAAACTCGGGATCACCTCGCGCCATCTCGCCCGCCTGTTCGAACGCCATGTCGGCGCAAGCCCGCAGCAGGTCGCGACCACGCGCCGCGTCCAGCGCGCCAAGCGGCTGCTCGACACCACCGACGACACGATGACGGAGATCGCCTTCCGCGCGGGCTTCGGCAGCGTCCGCCGCTTCAACGCCGCCTTCGCCGATCTGTATGGCCGCTCGCCATCGAGCCTTCGCGCCAAGCCGCGGAGGCAGCACGCTGAGGTGAGGCGCGGCTGCTAG
- a CDS encoding SCO family protein, with protein MRRRPTFSVLGRAIPFGIAVATALVLSQPLVRAANSPVAIGGPFTLTSPDGTPVTEQTYRGKWLLVYFGFTSCPDSCPTALLEISAALETLGPDADKLQPLFITVDPQRDTPTVMGNYTQSFDLRIVGLTGTPQQIAAVTQEYGAYFEPRRSGPRAEDYVMDHSTYLYLMDADGKFVRGLNADTPGERIAEAVRSAMAKARENASH; from the coding sequence ATGCGTCGCCGTCCCACATTTTCGGTCCTCGGACGGGCAATCCCTTTCGGCATTGCTGTCGCGACCGCGTTGGTGTTGAGCCAACCGCTCGTGCGCGCAGCCAACTCGCCGGTGGCGATCGGCGGCCCGTTCACACTCACCTCACCTGACGGCACGCCGGTCACCGAGCAGACCTACCGCGGCAAATGGCTTCTGGTTTATTTCGGCTTCACCTCGTGCCCCGATAGCTGCCCAACGGCGCTCCTTGAGATTTCCGCTGCGCTCGAGACGCTCGGCCCCGACGCCGACAAGCTCCAACCGTTGTTCATCACCGTCGATCCGCAGCGCGATACGCCGACGGTCATGGGGAACTACACCCAGTCATTTGATTTGAGGATCGTCGGGCTCACGGGCACGCCGCAGCAGATCGCTGCCGTTACCCAGGAGTACGGAGCTTATTTCGAACCTCGTAGGAGCGGGCCGCGTGCAGAGGACTACGTCATGGACCACAGTACCTATCTCTACCTGATGGACGCCGATGGCAAATTTGTGCGCGGTCTTAACGCCGACACGCCAGGCGAGCGCATCGCTGAAGCGGTGCGCAGCGCGATGGCAAAGGCTCGCGAGAATGCAAGTCATTAG